A window of the Eubalaena glacialis isolate mEubGla1 chromosome 9, mEubGla1.1.hap2.+ XY, whole genome shotgun sequence genome harbors these coding sequences:
- the C9H9orf78 gene encoding splicing factor C9orf78 homolog, translating into MPVTGKTFRRRRADSESEDDEQDSEEVRLKLEETREVQNLRKRPNGVSAVALLVGEKVQEETTLVDDPFQMKTGGMVDMKKLKERGKDKISEEEDLHLGTSFSAETNRRDEDADMMKYIETELKKRKGIVEHEEQKVKPKNAEDCLYELPENIRVSSAKKTEEMLSNQMLSGIPEVDLGIDAKIKNIISTEDAKARLLAEQQSKKKDSETSFVPTNMAVNYVQHNRFYHEELNAPIRRNKEEPKARPLRVGDTEKPEPERSPPNRKRPANEKATDDYHYEKFKKMNRRY; encoded by the exons ATGCCGGTCACCGGCAAGACTTTCCGCCGGCGGCGGGCCGACTCGGAGTCGGAGGACGATGAGCAGGACTCAGAGGAGGTTCG attaaaactGGAAGAGACCCGAGAGGTGCAGAACTTGAGGAAGAGGCCCAACGGGGTGAG TGCTGTAGCCCTGCTGGTGGGAGAGAAGGTACAAGAAGAGACCACTCTAGTG GATGATCCCTTTCAGATGAAGACAGGAGGGATGGTGGACATGAAGAAACTAAAGGAAAGGGGCAAAGATAA GATCAGTGAAGAGGAAGACCTCCATCTGGGGACGTCATTTTCTGCAGAAACCAACCGAAGGGACGAGGACGCTGACAT GATGAAGTACATTGAGACGGAGCTGAAGAAGCGGAAAGGGATCGTGGAACACGAGGAACAGAAAGTCAAGCCAAAGAACGCAGAGGACTGCCTTTACGAACTGCCGGAAAACATCCGGGTTTCCTCAGCAAAGAAGACTGAGGAGATGCTGTCCAACCAGATGCTGAGCGGCATCCCGGAGGTGGACCTCGGCATCGA tgctaaaataaaaaatatcatttcCACGGAGGATGCCAAGGCCCGTCTGCTGGCAGAGCAGCAGAGCAAGAAGAAAGACAGCGAGACCTCCTTTGTGCCCACCAACATGGCTGTGAATTACGTGCAGCACAACCGCT TCTATCACGAGGAGCTCAATGCTCCCATACGGAGAAACAAAGAAGAGCCCAAAGCCCGACCGTTGAGAGTGGGTGACACAGAGAAGCCGGAGCCTGAGC GGTCCCCTCCCAACCGCAAGCGTCCTGCTAACGAGAAGGCCACGGATGACTATCACTACGAGAAGTTCAAGAAGATGAACAGGCGGTACTGA
- the TOR1A gene encoding torsin-1A has protein sequence MKLGRAALGLVLLAPLAVRAVEPISLGLALAGVLTGYISYPRLYCLFAECCSQKQSLSRDALQKDLDSKLFGQHLAKKVILNAVSGFISNPKPKKPLTLSLHGWTGTGKNFVSKIIAENIYEGGLNSDYVHLFVATLHFPHVSNITLYKDQLQSWIRGNVSACARSIFIFDEMDKMHAGLIDAIKPYLDYYDNLDGVSYQKAIFMFLSNAGAERITDVALDFWRSGKQREEIKLRDMEHVLSVSAFNNKNSGFWHSSLIDRNLIDYFVPFLPLEYKHLKMCIRVEMQSRGYKVDEDIVSRVAEEMTFFPKEERVFSDKGCKTVFTKLDYYYDD, from the exons ATGAAGCTGGGCCGGGCCGCACTGGGCCTGGTGCTGCTGGCGCCGTTGGCGGTGCGGGCGGTGGAGCCCATCAGCCTGGGACTGGCCCTGGCCGGCGTCCTCACCGGCTACATCTCCTACCCGCGCCTCTACTGCCTGTTCGCCGAGTGCTGCAGCCAGAAGCAGAGCCTCAGCCGAGACG CGCTGCAGAAGGATCTGGACAGCAAGCTCTTTGGACAGCATCTTGCAAAGAAAGTCATCTTAAATGCTGTGTCTGGCTTCATAAGCAACCCGAAGCCCAAGAAACCTCTCACCCTCTCCCTACACGGGTGGACGGGCACCGGCAAAAATTTTGTCAGCAAGATCATCGCAGAGAATATTTACGAGGGTGGTCTGAACAGTGACTACGTCCACCTGTTTGTGGCCACACTGCACTTCCCTCACGTCTCCAACATCACCCTGTATAAG GATCAGTTACAGTCGTGGATTCGCGGCAATGTGAGTGCCTGTGCGAGGTCCATCTTCATATTTGATGAGATGGACAAGATGCATGCTGGCCTCATAGATGCCATCAAGCCTTACCTAGACTATTATGACAACTTGGATGGCGTCTCCTATCAGAAAGCCATCTTCATGTTTCTCAG CAATGCTGGAGCAGAAAGGATCACAGACGTGGCTTTAGATTTCTGGAGAAGTGGAAAGCAGAGGGAAGAAATCAAGCTCAGAGACATGGAGCATGTCTTGTCTGTGTCGGCCTTCAATAACAAGAACA gtGGCTTCTGGCACAGCAGCTTAATTGACCGAAATCTCATTGATTATTTtgttcccttcctccccctggaATATAAACACCTAAAAATGTGCATCCGAGTCGAAATGCAGTCCCGAGGCTACAAAGTTGACGAGGACATTGTAAGCAGAGTGGCCGAGGAGATGACATTTTTCCCCAAAGAGGAGAGAGTTTTCTCTGACAAAGGCTGCAAAACTGTGTTCACCAAGTTAGATTATTACTACGATGACTGA